A window of Chloroflexota bacterium genomic DNA:
CCGAGGGTCCCAGGCTTATTCTGAGCCACGGTAACGGCCTCGCAATCGACCTCTACTATCCGTTTTGGTCTCTCCTCAGCCGCGATTTCGATCTAATTGTTCACGACCTAAGGAATCACGGCTGGAACAAAGTCGGCACCCAGAAGGACCACAGCGTCGATACTTTTGCACGCGACCACGACCGCATTTTTGATGCGATCGCCGGTCTCTTTGGCGTGAAACCGACCGTTGGCGTCTTTCACTCCATCTCAGCCCTTGCAGGCCTTCATACGCCTTCGAAGGGAGACAACTACTCCGCTTTGGCACTCTTCGATCCGCCCCTTTGCAATCCCGGCTCCATGCACAGGGAAATGGAGTCGCGGGCTAGGAGAACAGCCGACATGCTCAGGCGGAGGACTCAATGGTTCCGGTCGAGGGAAGAGCTTGCGGCACTTCACACCAATTTGCCATATTTTCAACGGGCCGTTCCGGGGATCTTCGAACTTGTAGCGAGAACGACCCTCAAGGAGTCGGAGTCGGGCCAGGGTTTCGAGCTCCGATGTCCCTCCGAGTTCGAGGCGCAAATCTGGGACCACGCCTCGGCGTATGCGGTGTCAGTCGACTTTGGTGCCTTGAGATGTCCTGTCAAAATCGTATCCTCAGACCCCACCTCACTGGACCCGAATGCCCCGATGTTCGACTATGGTGACGCGGACATCGACCATGAGCTCTTACCTGAAACTACACATATGCTGCCACTCGAAAAACCGCAGGAGTGTGAAGTGGCCTTGCGGAGGTTTCTGATGGGGTTGGGAATCCTGTAGAACCGATTATTCCGGCCTTGAGAATCTGTCCTGATCTGCGACATTCTGCGTTAGTCGTGAATGCCCCGCGTTTCATCGGCGGACTCACACGGGGAGGGGCTGCAAATATCACTGTCCGGCCGCTACAAGCATCCTTGGCATCTGTGCGTCACGAGTCTCGTGATAACTCAAACACGACTTGCGCCACGAATTGTTGAAAACTGTTGCTGTCCCCAGGCACCAGCCCAATATGCAACGTCGAATCAGACTGCATCGCCTGCTGCACGGCCTTAGGGTCGGCGAGACGAGCGGCGGTGCGTGCCACGATGTCACGCCCGCGGGAACACCCGGCAGCCCAACTTTGTAGTAATATTAAAGGCAGGCCGAATTCATCGTGGCATTCACATCTACAGGGTAGCACGAAAGATTCCCTCTCCCCATTTGCGCGAGAACAAATTTTGCCGGGATGCCCGGCAAGTAGTCAAGAGAAGGAAGCGTGTCCATGCAAATCGGCATGTTCTATCAGATGCAGGTCCCCAGGACGTCATCCCGCTCCTACGAGGCTGACCGGTTCCTGGAAATGCTTGACCAAGTGGCCTATGCTGAAGAGATGGGCCTGACCAGCGTCTGGATGGCCGACCACCAGTTCCGTACCGAGTGGTCCCACTCCAGCGCCCCCGACGTAACCCTTGGCGCATTGAGCCAGCGCACCACCCGGATGCGTCTGGGCATCGCCGTGGTGGTGCCCCCGGTGCAGCACCCTCTCCACATCGCGGCCCGCACCGCCACTCTGGACATTCTCAGTAAGGGAAGGGTTGACTTGGGCGTGGGCCGCTCCGGCTACCCCTACCAGATGGCCGCTTTCGGTACAGACATGGAAGACGCCACCGGAATGGTGGACGAGGCCCTGGAAATCATCCCGCGGGCATGGACCGAGGGAGAGTTCACCTACCAGGGCAACCACTATAAGATTCCCTTGCGCGAGGTCCACCCCAAGCCGGTCCAGCAGCCCCACCCGCCCATCTGGCTCGGTTGCAGCCAGGAAGACACGTTCAGGAAGGCAGGACTCATGGGCCTGGGCTGCCTGGCAATGGCTGGGGGTGGAGCTACAGGATTGGCCCCTCTCGTGCAAGCCTACCGAGGCGGCATCCGGAACGCCAATCCGATCACCGGGGTTGTCCACAACCGCGTCGCTGTAAGCACCGTGGCCATCTGCGGGGAGTCGCGCAAGAAGGTGCAGGAGCGCTCCGCCGAATTGATCGACTGGTACCGCCAACAGCAAGCCCTCAGGGACGTCCGCGTGTGGAGCGAACAGGACCCGTCCCACGTTCCCGAAGACTACCAGTGGCACTACACCCGCTCCACCGCGACCGACTCACCAAAGCGCGAGGAAACATCATCCCTCGACCAGATAAGGAGTGGACGCTACTGCATCGGCGACCCCGACGACTGTATCCGCTACCTGGAAGCCTATGCCGAGGCGGGCGTGGACGAGGTCATGCCCCTGTTTCAAGTGGGCGG
This region includes:
- a CDS encoding alpha/beta hydrolase, with protein sequence MRGALPAVWEIPEPLSVHPVQVDDDNVIILRRHGNPEGPRLILSHGNGLAIDLYYPFWSLLSRDFDLIVHDLRNHGWNKVGTQKDHSVDTFARDHDRIFDAIAGLFGVKPTVGVFHSISALAGLHTPSKGDNYSALALFDPPLCNPGSMHREMESRARRTADMLRRRTQWFRSREELAALHTNLPYFQRAVPGIFELVARTTLKESESGQGFELRCPSEFEAQIWDHASAYAVSVDFGALRCPVKIVSSDPTSLDPNAPMFDYGDADIDHELLPETTHMLPLEKPQECEVALRRFLMGLGIL
- a CDS encoding LLM class flavin-dependent oxidoreductase; its protein translation is MQIGMFYQMQVPRTSSRSYEADRFLEMLDQVAYAEEMGLTSVWMADHQFRTEWSHSSAPDVTLGALSQRTTRMRLGIAVVVPPVQHPLHIAARTATLDILSKGRVDLGVGRSGYPYQMAAFGTDMEDATGMVDEALEIIPRAWTEGEFTYQGNHYKIPLREVHPKPVQQPHPPIWLGCSQEDTFRKAGLMGLGCLAMAGGGATGLAPLVQAYRGGIRNANPITGVVHNRVAVSTVAICGESRKKVQERSAELIDWYRQQQALRDVRVWSEQDPSHVPEDYQWHYTRSTATDSPKREETSSLDQIRSGRYCIGDPDDCIRYLEAYAEAGVDEVMPLFQVGGISHEEVMDTLRLFGKHVIPHFNAKASSSSGSPAR